Proteins encoded within one genomic window of Phormidium ambiguum IAM M-71:
- a CDS encoding PEP-CTERM sorting domain-containing protein (PEP-CTERM proteins occur, often in large numbers, in the proteomes of bacteria that also encode an exosortase, a predicted intramembrane cysteine proteinase. The presence of a PEP-CTERM domain at a protein's C-terminus predicts cleavage within the sorting domain, followed by covalent anchoring to some some component of the (usually Gram-negative) cell surface. Many PEP-CTERM proteins exhibit an unusual sequence composition that includes large numbers of potential glycosylation sites. Expression of one such protein has been shown restore the ability of a bacterium to form floc, a type of biofilm.): MSKHLTFLFACLASSVALSFSLKETAPASAATFKFSYQFGSGETISGKVDGDLQNDGDSVINLSNLVAEYSGNPENKFSFFAPFGESSKISYSGLISNFFGFVQDPKTATIESNFGFRLATATGLLNGATVGNFQTSNFLISFPFGVNQREAEVFNKERWQLSEVKTVPEPSAIAGLSLLSLSLLARKNSAKKF, translated from the coding sequence ATGTCCAAACATTTAACCTTTTTGTTTGCTTGTTTAGCTAGTAGTGTAGCCTTAAGTTTTTCCCTAAAAGAAACTGCTCCAGCATCGGCGGCTACATTCAAATTTTCTTATCAATTTGGATCGGGAGAAACTATATCAGGAAAAGTCGATGGCGACTTACAAAATGATGGAGACAGTGTAATTAATTTGAGTAATTTGGTAGCCGAATATTCAGGAAATCCAGAAAATAAGTTTTCTTTCTTTGCACCATTTGGGGAAAGTTCTAAGATTTCTTATTCAGGTTTAATTTCTAACTTTTTTGGTTTTGTCCAAGACCCAAAAACAGCTACCATTGAATCTAATTTTGGTTTTCGCCTAGCAACTGCAACAGGTTTACTGAATGGCGCAACTGTAGGTAACTTTCAGACATCTAACTTTTTGATTTCTTTTCCCTTTGGTGTAAATCAAAGAGAAGCGGAGGTTTTTAACAAAGAGCGTTGGCAACTTAGTGAAGTTAAAACGGTTCCAGAACCAAGTGCTATTGCAGGTTTAAGCTTGCTAAGTTTAAGTTTATTAGCGCGGAAAAATTCAGCTAAAAAATTTTAG
- the grrM gene encoding cyclophane-forming radical SAM/SPASM peptide maturase GrrM/OscB yields MAISNAQTCIKAKNQLESRAKVDDFSAFGPINLIVIQPTSFCNLDCDYCYLPDRQVKQQLSLDLVEPIFKTIFTSQFFRQDATVCWHAGEPLAMPISFYEAVFQGIDTVDRQYNKTPYKLRQSFQTNATLINQAWCDLFKQYNVHVGVSIDGPAFLHDAHRKTRKGLGTHAATMRGISYLQKNNFECSAIAVLTEDSLDYPDEIFHFFMDNGITNVGFNMEETEGTNQVSSLDRAGIENRYRAFMQRFWELVTQSNGEFKLREFETICSLIYTDSRLQNTDMNKPFVIVNIDSKGNFATFDPELLSVQTDRYGKFILGNILEDTFESVCSSEKFHQMYGDMSAGVALCRQNCPYFGLCGGGAGSNKYWENGTFNSSETKACRYRIKAIADVVLEGLESSMGF; encoded by the coding sequence ATGGCGATTAGTAACGCACAGACTTGTATAAAGGCAAAAAATCAATTGGAATCTAGGGCAAAGGTTGATGATTTTTCTGCCTTTGGGCCGATTAATTTAATCGTGATTCAGCCTACTTCCTTCTGCAATTTAGACTGTGATTATTGTTATTTGCCCGATCGCCAAGTCAAGCAGCAGCTATCTTTGGATTTAGTTGAACCTATTTTCAAAACCATTTTTACTAGCCAGTTTTTTCGCCAAGATGCTACTGTTTGTTGGCACGCTGGCGAACCCCTAGCGATGCCAATTTCGTTTTACGAAGCTGTTTTTCAAGGGATTGATACAGTCGATCGACAATACAATAAAACGCCCTATAAACTTAGACAATCATTTCAAACCAACGCTACGCTGATTAATCAAGCTTGGTGCGATCTGTTTAAGCAATACAATGTTCATGTTGGGGTAAGTATTGATGGGCCAGCTTTTCTCCATGATGCTCATCGCAAAACCCGCAAAGGATTGGGAACTCATGCTGCGACAATGCGCGGGATTTCTTATTTGCAAAAAAACAATTTTGAATGTAGTGCGATCGCAGTTCTCACCGAAGACTCTCTAGATTATCCTGATGAAATCTTCCATTTTTTCATGGATAATGGCATTACTAATGTTGGATTCAACATGGAAGAAACGGAAGGAACTAATCAAGTTTCTTCACTGGATCGGGCGGGTATTGAAAATCGGTATCGGGCTTTTATGCAAAGATTTTGGGAATTAGTCACCCAAAGCAATGGAGAATTCAAATTGCGAGAATTTGAAACAATTTGTAGTTTAATCTATACAGATTCGCGGTTGCAAAATACCGATATGAACAAACCTTTTGTGATTGTCAATATTGACTCCAAAGGAAATTTTGCTACCTTCGATCCAGAACTTTTGTCGGTGCAAACCGATCGCTATGGCAAGTTTATCTTAGGAAATATTCTCGAAGATACCTTTGAATCAGTCTGTTCCAGCGAAAAGTTTCACCAAATGTACGGGGATATGTCCGCAGGAGTAGCACTCTGTCGCCAGAATTGTCCCTATTTTGGACTCTGTGGTGGTGGAGCCGGAAGCAACAAATATTGGGAGAATGGCACTTTCAATTCTTCAGAAACAAAGGCTTGTCGTTATCGGATTAAGGCGATCGCAGATGTTGTTTTAGAAGGCTTAGAAAGTTCAATGGGTTTTTAA
- a CDS encoding outer membrane protein encodes MKIKTQLLLSEEDRSHKPKNKLLKLSFLSTVFLILTTGLCTTPNFASATESVNPETDNEAITNTPTDLANPELWDSIVINPAPTSADNQPSTTAGDLPIVERTKNGITSSDPTISASTEKQTETPIEAPKPTDSATTSQTTNNWHFLIQPYLYLPISAYGDATVRGFRADFAKDASDIFSTVKDVFEFGILGRAEAWTPNYRWGFLLNGEYLAVGNSNSYTRPNPNRFLNLALDRIEQRIQARADAVLSSQIADYLRGRLDGRVRQELEARLGARLDDIIPSEFRSELDAEAWTVDLAVAYRFFNQSQVNPKGANSEFDLGPLVVDLIGGMRIGGVNGDLEIDTNLGGGGDYSRSITLVKPLVGARFRYNFSPYLAGVVGGTVAGFNISGLGLNWEALAGLDWKFSGNTSVGIGYRFAYLGYNTGSGNDEFDISLYSNGPYFTLTFRF; translated from the coding sequence ATGAAAATTAAAACTCAATTGTTGTTGAGCGAAGAAGATCGATCGCACAAGCCTAAAAACAAGCTACTGAAACTAAGTTTTTTATCTACTGTATTTCTGATTCTGACCACAGGTTTATGCACAACTCCGAACTTTGCCTCTGCAACCGAGTCAGTAAACCCAGAAACAGACAATGAGGCAATTACAAACACACCAACCGATTTGGCGAATCCAGAATTATGGGATTCTATAGTTATCAATCCAGCACCTACATCTGCTGATAATCAGCCCAGTACTACAGCGGGAGATTTGCCGATCGTTGAACGCACCAAGAATGGAATCACTAGTTCCGATCCAACTATCTCGGCTTCCACTGAAAAGCAGACTGAAACTCCGATCGAAGCACCCAAACCAACAGATTCAGCCACTACAAGTCAAACGACAAATAACTGGCATTTTCTCATTCAACCTTATCTCTACTTACCGATCAGTGCTTATGGTGATGCAACAGTACGAGGATTCAGGGCAGATTTTGCTAAGGATGCTAGCGACATTTTCTCTACTGTTAAAGATGTGTTTGAGTTTGGCATATTAGGACGAGCAGAAGCTTGGACACCTAATTACCGTTGGGGTTTTCTGCTCAATGGTGAGTATCTAGCAGTTGGGAACAGCAATAGCTACACCCGTCCCAATCCTAATCGATTTTTGAATTTGGCGCTCGATCGCATAGAGCAGCGAATTCAAGCACGCGCTGATGCAGTTCTCAGTTCCCAAATTGCCGATTACCTCCGGGGTCGCTTGGATGGTAGAGTTCGACAAGAACTTGAGGCACGTTTGGGCGCTCGTCTAGACGACATTATTCCTTCAGAATTTCGCTCTGAGTTAGACGCAGAAGCTTGGACAGTTGATTTGGCAGTTGCCTATCGCTTCTTTAATCAGTCCCAAGTTAACCCCAAAGGAGCTAACAGCGAATTTGACTTAGGCCCTTTGGTGGTCGATCTAATAGGTGGGATGCGGATTGGTGGGGTCAACGGAGATTTGGAAATAGACACCAACTTGGGTGGAGGAGGCGACTATAGCCGCAGTATCACCCTAGTAAAACCCTTGGTGGGAGCCAGATTCCGATATAACTTTTCGCCCTATTTAGCCGGAGTTGTCGGAGGCACAGTTGCGGGGTTTAATATCAGTGGTTTAGGGCTGAATTGGGAAGCTCTGGCGGGCTTGGATTGGAAGTTTTCCGGCAATACCTCCGTAGGAATTGGCTATCGTTTTGCCTACCTTGGCTACAACACTGGTAGTGGTAACGATGAGTTTGATATCAGCCTTTACAGCAATGGGCCTTACTTCACATTAACTTTCCGTTTTTAA
- a CDS encoding GFA family protein, producing MDGKCLCGAITVQTPDKTSIDACHCGMCRRWGGGPALGIACGSDVQIDGIDKLKVYQSSEWAQRAFCGECGTHIFYKLLPTNEYFVPAGLFQNGIEFEFKEQIFIDRKPSYYEFANQTVNLTEAEIFAKFAPIEEK from the coding sequence ATGGATGGTAAGTGTCTTTGCGGTGCAATCACTGTCCAAACGCCAGACAAAACGAGCATCGATGCCTGTCATTGTGGGATGTGTCGGCGATGGGGAGGCGGACCCGCATTAGGTATAGCTTGTGGCTCAGATGTCCAAATAGATGGTATTGACAAACTAAAAGTGTATCAGTCCTCAGAATGGGCGCAAAGAGCTTTTTGTGGTGAATGCGGTACGCATATTTTCTACAAATTGTTGCCGACTAATGAATATTTTGTTCCAGCAGGTTTGTTTCAAAATGGAATTGAGTTTGAGTTCAAGGAACAAATCTTTATCGATCGGAAACCCAGTTACTATGAATTTGCGAATCAAACCGTGAATCTCACAGAAGCAGAAATATTTGCCAAATTTGCCCCAATTGAGGAAAAATAA
- a CDS encoding GTP pyrophosphokinase, which produces MIETELLDKAIALAKTAHANQFDKAGAPYIGHPLRVMNSLSTMTEKIVGVLHDSIEDSELTLKDLKNAGFPHEVLEAIEAITKRPNEDYQIYLNRVMGNAVALRVKIADMLDNMDMKRISEPTEKDWKRLKKYQEILPKLQAALSCFESTRTYTNYENKQDL; this is translated from the coding sequence ATGATAGAAACTGAGTTATTAGATAAAGCGATCGCACTAGCTAAAACTGCCCACGCTAACCAATTTGATAAAGCGGGCGCACCTTATATCGGTCATCCATTAAGGGTGATGAATAGTTTAAGTACCATGACAGAAAAAATTGTTGGTGTTTTGCACGATAGTATAGAAGATTCAGAACTTACCTTGAAAGATTTAAAAAATGCTGGTTTTCCTCACGAAGTTTTAGAAGCGATCGAAGCGATTACAAAAAGACCGAATGAAGACTATCAAATTTATCTGAATCGAGTTATGGGTAATGCGGTCGCACTTAGGGTTAAAATCGCTGATATGCTCGATAATATGGACATGAAACGGATTTCTGAACCTACAGAAAAAGACTGGAAACGGCTAAAAAAATATCAAGAAATCCTCCCCAAATTGCAAGCTGCTCTGTCTTGTTTTGAATCTACCAGGACTTACACAAATTATGAGAATAAACAAGACTTGTAG
- a CDS encoding cupin domain-containing protein, with translation MSDFNYPIAITASEVAPRAKKSLYPEPFASRMEGKEKRILGDLFGLKNFGVNLTRLKPSASSALRHAHKTQDEFIYILQGCPTLITDEGEQQLVPGMCAGFRADSGNAHHLVNNTSEEVVYLEIGDRTPDDLVTYPDDDLKAILVDGKWQFTHQDGQPY, from the coding sequence ATGTCAGACTTCAACTATCCGATCGCAATTACAGCCAGCGAAGTAGCGCCTCGTGCGAAGAAGAGTCTTTACCCAGAACCATTTGCTAGCCGGATGGAAGGAAAAGAGAAACGCATTTTGGGCGATTTGTTCGGTCTAAAGAATTTTGGTGTTAACCTGACAAGATTGAAGCCATCAGCATCTTCTGCTCTTCGCCATGCCCATAAGACCCAAGATGAGTTTATCTATATTTTGCAAGGTTGTCCTACATTAATTACAGATGAAGGGGAACAGCAGCTAGTCCCTGGTATGTGTGCAGGTTTTCGGGCAGATTCTGGTAATGCTCATCACTTAGTCAATAATACCAGCGAGGAAGTTGTTTACTTGGAAATAGGCGATCGCACTCCCGACGATCTAGTCACTTATCCTGATGACGATCTAAAAGCGATACTAGTAGATGGAAAATGGCAATTTACTCATCAAGATGGTCAACCATATTAA
- the grrA gene encoding GrrA/OscA1 family cyclophane-containing rSAM-modified RiPP, giving the protein MNITTRTGLVGFFLALSALQIPGAMATTSQTDSITDKTQLIESRLARLTAAIRERENNLSQETTLPIEVLLARGAWGNGGGRGFANRTGGGGFVNGGGGGGFVNARPWVNGGWVNGGGFLNY; this is encoded by the coding sequence TTGAATATCACCACACGCACTGGCTTAGTTGGCTTTTTCTTAGCTCTATCAGCCCTTCAGATCCCAGGAGCAATGGCTACAACTAGTCAAACTGATTCAATAACCGATAAAACTCAATTAATTGAAAGTCGTTTAGCCCGTCTTACAGCAGCAATTCGGGAACGCGAAAACAATCTTTCCCAGGAAACAACTCTACCGATAGAAGTGCTGCTTGCCAGAGGAGCATGGGGGAACGGAGGTGGGCGTGGCTTTGCCAATCGTACCGGAGGAGGAGGATTTGTAAATGGTGGTGGTGGGGGTGGCTTTGTGAATGCACGCCCTTGGGTAAATGGGGGTTGGGTAAATGGGGGTGGTTTTTTAAACTACTGA
- a CDS encoding alpha/beta hydrolase, producing MSINFMKIRRIFTSCQQLSNVKSLRVLTLGILSALLTALPGKAAENIYFQYGPIVRSLPVRSLENFAKTGEIDEDLKFYFQVAKANDETKNKFRELLVKRLEFPPFEVSQFFNSELGFDILGRLGQYVQIPKRNNGKVALRAGIVLAAFDSQGLTLLNFFKKLPVDMSVDVASSLQAFNQLERVSKATEFFTQKMSSFSAQESKTDTSVDFAQLPDLRQPGRFGVTEQRWVLKDGSRNRQFYVLVYQPQRWRAGKTPVLVISHGLGSKPEDFARRAKHLASYGFFVALPQHPGSDAKQVEDLKDGLSGSYFLTSEFIDRPRDISFVIDELERRNQNSFGGRLNLQSVGVGGHSFGGYGALAVGGATIDFDFLQQQCDRPFGYINTSLLLQCRALQLPRQAYNFRDPRVKAVFAANPVNHAIFGPKGLSQVSVPVFLVGGSDDPATPVVFEQTQSFPLLSSPVKYLALAEGQAHINLANLDAGMTHTLNSIQGLSLADPFLLESYADAMLLAFFETHLVEDSAYKPYMQSAYGEYLSQDQKFKVFLISEASDNAVKDAIVEFKSKR from the coding sequence ATGAGCATCAACTTTATGAAGATTCGTCGCATTTTTACCTCTTGCCAACAATTGTCTAATGTTAAATCGCTGCGAGTGCTGACTTTAGGCATCCTTTCGGCACTATTGACAGCCTTACCAGGGAAAGCAGCAGAGAATATCTACTTTCAATATGGGCCGATTGTTCGATCGCTTCCCGTCCGTTCTTTAGAAAATTTTGCTAAAACAGGTGAGATTGATGAGGATCTAAAGTTCTACTTTCAAGTTGCTAAAGCCAACGATGAAACCAAAAATAAGTTTCGAGAACTTCTGGTAAAACGTTTGGAGTTTCCGCCTTTCGAGGTGTCTCAGTTTTTCAATAGCGAACTGGGTTTTGATATTCTGGGGCGATTAGGGCAGTATGTGCAAATCCCAAAGAGGAACAATGGAAAAGTAGCTCTCCGGGCTGGGATAGTTTTGGCGGCGTTTGACTCCCAAGGATTGACACTGCTGAACTTTTTCAAAAAGCTGCCTGTAGATATGTCTGTGGATGTGGCATCTTCGCTGCAAGCATTTAATCAGCTGGAACGAGTGAGCAAAGCAACGGAATTTTTCACTCAGAAAATGTCTTCTTTTTCGGCTCAGGAGTCCAAAACGGATACCAGCGTAGACTTTGCACAATTACCAGATCTGCGCCAGCCCGGTCGTTTTGGGGTTACGGAACAACGCTGGGTATTAAAAGATGGTAGCCGCAATCGCCAATTTTATGTGTTGGTCTATCAGCCGCAAAGATGGCGTGCGGGAAAAACTCCTGTGCTGGTGATCTCTCATGGGTTAGGCTCTAAACCTGAAGATTTTGCAAGACGGGCAAAACATTTAGCATCTTATGGTTTTTTTGTGGCTTTGCCACAGCATCCAGGGAGTGATGCAAAGCAGGTAGAAGATCTCAAAGATGGATTATCGGGATCTTACTTTCTTACTAGTGAGTTTATCGATCGACCTCGTGATATTAGTTTTGTAATTGATGAACTAGAGCGACGAAATCAAAACTCGTTTGGTGGTCGATTAAACTTGCAATCTGTAGGAGTAGGGGGGCATTCCTTTGGTGGATATGGTGCTTTAGCAGTTGGGGGAGCGACGATCGATTTTGATTTTCTGCAACAGCAGTGCGATCGGCCCTTTGGTTATATTAATACCTCTTTGCTGTTACAATGCCGAGCTTTGCAATTGCCTCGCCAAGCCTATAACTTCCGAGATCCCAGAGTAAAAGCAGTGTTTGCCGCCAACCCAGTCAACCACGCAATTTTTGGCCCAAAAGGACTGAGCCAAGTTTCAGTTCCAGTATTCCTCGTTGGGGGTAGCGACGATCCCGCAACGCCAGTAGTCTTTGAGCAAACCCAATCTTTTCCGTTATTGAGTTCGCCTGTAAAATATTTAGCACTGGCAGAAGGACAAGCTCATATTAATTTGGCAAATTTGGATGCCGGAATGACCCATACTCTAAACTCTATTCAAGGTTTATCTCTGGCCGATCCGTTCTTACTGGAAAGTTATGCGGATGCAATGTTGTTAGCATTTTTTGAGACTCATTTAGTCGAGGATTCAGCTTATAAACCATATATGCAGTCTGCTTATGGTGAGTATCTGAGCCAAGATCAGAAGTTCAAGGTGTTTTTGATTAGCGAAGCATCTGATAATGCAGTGAAAGATGCGATCGTGGAGTTTAAATCAAAGCGTTAG
- a CDS encoding DUF4360 domain-containing protein, protein MKFVQLFLSAATLIAASVSPAFASEKVEILGASYGGNGCPNLSASVSVSPDGQELTILFDKFIAQGNNPSETRKNCNLSIPIKLPQGYQISLYDADYRGYVAPGTTGNLRAEYFFAGNRGPVFSRTFTGEANYNVRDNLAAVADVWSPCGDSVNMRVNAAMTAKGSGVATVDSFDLAHRGLVYHIKYRSCRTR, encoded by the coding sequence ATGAAGTTTGTCCAACTATTTCTTAGTGCCGCGACATTAATTGCTGCTTCTGTTAGCCCTGCCTTTGCTAGTGAAAAAGTTGAAATTCTAGGCGCAAGCTATGGTGGTAACGGTTGCCCCAATCTATCTGCCAGTGTGAGCGTTAGTCCTGATGGTCAAGAACTAACCATATTATTTGATAAGTTCATCGCCCAGGGAAATAATCCATCAGAAACCAGGAAAAACTGTAATTTAAGCATTCCGATCAAATTACCCCAAGGCTATCAAATTTCCCTTTATGATGCTGATTACCGGGGCTATGTTGCTCCTGGAACTACGGGGAACTTACGAGCAGAATACTTTTTTGCAGGTAATCGCGGTCCGGTTTTTTCTCGAACTTTTACAGGTGAAGCTAACTATAATGTTCGAGATAATTTAGCAGCTGTAGCTGATGTTTGGTCGCCATGTGGTGACAGTGTAAATATGCGAGTAAATGCGGCGATGACTGCCAAAGGTTCTGGTGTAGCTACAGTTGACTCGTTTGATCTTGCTCACCGTGGGTTGGTTTATCACATTAAATATCGCAGCTGTAGAACGCGCTAA